DNA from Paenibacillus thermoaerophilus:
CAAGCGTCGCCCATGCCGCGCCCGCGTCAAAGGCGTGCGTATTCAGCGGTTCCCCGCTGTCGCGAAATTTCCGGGAGGCAATCAGCAGCAGAACGGGCGCGTTTCGCGTCCACAACTGGTTGCGAGGCAGAATAAACGACAGGAACGTTTCACGCTCTTCCGCCGTGCGGGCCACATAGAAGCGCCAAGGCTGCTGATTGCCGCCGGAAGGCGCCCACCGCGCCGCTTCCAGCACCGTGAACAGCACTTCGTCGCTAACCGGGATGTTCGCGTAGGCTCGCGGCGACCACCTGTTCAGAATGAGGGGATGCACCGGATAATCGGGTTTTCGGTTTGCCAGCACCTCATCGTCATAGGTTAATCCCGCCGGTTGATTTGCGGTGAGAGAAGAATGAATGTTGCTCATCTGGGCCACTCCCAATCTTGGAAAGAATAAATGCAGGAAACCGAGAGTCAAACACGTTGGCTAAGCG
Protein-coding regions in this window:
- a CDS encoding nitroreductase family protein, translating into MSNIHSSLTANQPAGLTYDDEVLANRKPDYPVHPLILNRWSPRAYANIPVSDEVLFTVLEAARWAPSGGNQQPWRFYVARTAEERETFLSFILPRNQLWTRNAPVLLLIASRKFRDSGEPLNTHAFDAGAAWATLALQARLLGLSTRAVGGFDQELARKTLQVPESIALHAVIALGYRGRLDKLDPSFHELEQPNGRRPIADSLLPIAPPPGHRP